One genomic segment of Acanthochromis polyacanthus isolate Apoly-LR-REF ecotype Palm Island chromosome 9, KAUST_Apoly_ChrSc, whole genome shotgun sequence includes these proteins:
- the abhd3 gene encoding phospholipase ABHD3 codes for MISLDFNFNILTRDLSHYLENQVKVGLFGSGVGLSLVLGFSAAYTCYYLISVAKKPQLISGGKKFYQFLREQCPVVSETYYPTFWCWESRIQTLLRPFVTAKPGVVYRNELIKAADGGQISLDWFDNDDSLAHPDPATRPTVLLLPGLTGTSRESYILHMVQQSRDLGYRCVVFNNRGVSGETLLTPRTYCAANTEDLETVIAHIQRTNEAAPVMAAGVSMGGMMLVNYLGRKGRETCLKGVVVFSAGWDVFECTASLEKPLDRFLFNSYLTSCLQASVHRHRPVLEKCYDIDHVMKAKTIREFDERFTSIMFGYPTNDDYYHDASPVHKLKSVQVPMLCLNAADDVFSPSHAIPVETVKQNPNLALLITCHGGHIGFLEGLWPRQSTYMDRVFKQFAKAVIEQGSRLIDLS; via the exons ATGATCTCGCTGGActtcaatttcaacattttgacTCGCGACCTGTCGCATTACTTGGAGAATCAAGTGAAAGTTGGGCTGTTCGGGTCGGGTGTCGGGCTGTCTCTGGTGCTGGGCTTTAGCGCAGCGTACACCTGCTACTATCTCATTTCAGTAGCGAAG AAGCCACAGCTCATCTCTGGGGGCAAGAAGTTCTACCAGTTTCTGAGGGAGCAATGTCCGGTAGTGTCAGAGACTTACTATCCCACCTTTTGGTGCTGGGAGAGTCGCATCCAGACTCTACTCAGACCCTTTGTCACAGCCAAACCCGGAGTCGTCTACAGAAA TGAGCTTATTAAGGcagcagatggaggacagataTCATTGGATTGGTTTGACAACGACGACAGCCTCGCTCATCCCGACCCTGCCACCAGGCCCACGGTCCTGCTTCTCCCTGGTCTGACCGGCACCAGCCGAGAGTCCTACATCTTGCACATGGTCCAACAGAGCCGGGATCTGGGCTACAG atGTGTGGTGTTCAACAACAGAGGGGTTTCTGGGGAAACATTGCTG ACCCCAAGGACCTACTGTGCAGCCAACACGGAGGATCTGGAGACTGTTATTGCACACATCCAGAGGACCAACGAAGCTGCTCCAGTCATGGCTGCTGGAGTATCTATGGGCGG GATGATGCTGGTCAACTACTTGGGGCGCAAGGGCCGGGAAACCTGCCTCAAAGGGGTCGTGGTCTTCTCAGCAGGCTGGGATGTGTTTGAGTGCACCGCTTCACTGGAAAAACCCCTGGACCGTTTCCTCTTCAACTCCTACCTCACCAGCTGCCTACAAGCGTCTGTGCACAG ACACAGACCAGTCCTTGAAAAGTGTTACGACATTGATCATGTCATGAAG GCAAAGACCATCCGAGAGTTTGACGAGAGGTTCACGTCCATCATGTTTGGTTATCCCACCAATGACGACTACTATCACGATGCCAGTCCTGTCCACAAGCTGAAATCAGTGCAGGTGCCAATGCTGTGTCTGAACGCTGCTGACGATGTCTTTTCTCCATCTCACG CCATTCCAGTGGAGACGGTGAAGCAGAATCCGAACCTGGCGCTGCTCATCACCTGTCATGGTGGCCATATTGGTTTCCTGGAGGGCCTGTGGCCGCGACAAAGCACTTACATGGACCGAGTCTTCAAGCAGTTTGCGAAGGCAGTCATCGAACAAGGCAGCCGACTCATAGATCTCTCCTGA